The stretch of DNA CTTTGGCattcaattgcatttttatttatttatttctgggTGATTCAAGcagcttttgttttgctctCTAGATTTGATTGAGTCTAAAATAAACGCAAGTAACCCCCGCAGAGCGAGGCGCGTGTTTATTGGTCTGGCCTACTTCAGTGCTCGGCATTTCGCATTTGGGGGCCTTTGGGGTCCAAGCACACTTACTATCTATCTGGCCGCGGAACTTAGTGCTTTTATGGGCCCACTTTAATTGGCTCCGCTAAGTGATTGTCGATCTGTCGCTTCATTTAGAACCAGTTTTGCTGCAAACCAGAGTCCGACTTATATAATCGATCGTCTTCTAGGGCGCAGCTTGATTGCTTTTAATCACGAGCAGACGCTCGTCTTCATTTCACTTGAAAGCGCCGAAGATCTCATTGTTCCATCAATTGAAATGCATGCCCCATTGACGTATTCTTTGAGTatttgcactgggaaaaaatgtCAACAGCTtgaggaattttaaaaaacaagtgGGATTCTGGAAATCGAGAgcgaataattttttaaaaattgtagtttaaaaaccaaaccaaacttCAATAGCTCTATAAAGTCTACAtaagtaaaattatttaaatattaaataataagcgTGATTGTACTCCAACTTTTCCTTTCCTTGAGGCTTATCGTTCTGCTTTAATATTCTCCCTTTCATaacaaaatatgtacatatcgTTACATTGGCTCTCAAGAAATGAATCCTACAGTTTTTCCCTCactgtatttatgtatataccTCTAGATGTCCTTATCGGCATGCCTATCGCCGTAATCTAATCGTGGGCTTATCAGGTAATGGCTGCGTGCCAGGGCAGTGGTCCGATAAGGGTTTTTGCCAATACCTTCTGCGGCCGAGGGGGCTACGGAAGCCACCATCTCGTGATCTGGGAGACACAATCCCAGCACGAATCAAACCAGCTGTGCGGTTAACTTGTTCGGGTTAACAAACTAGTTTGGGCCGTTTCGCTGCACTTGCGAATTCTCATTTTTGATAGTGCAAGCCATATATAGATCAGGTGAGAGCGGGAAGGTGGGTGGTTGTGGTGGTATGAGTTTCCGAATGCGACGACTACTCACTACATACTTAGTAAGCGATAGTACGCACACCGAAACACGTCGCAACGTCGGGCTTCGTCACTCGACTCGCCCTGCAGTCTCTCCCACAAATTTCTCGGCGCTTTCCTGCAGTCGTCCCACGAACGTTGCCGCAATTGGTCGACCAGAATCGGTTCGCGAATAAAATGTCTGCCGCGCCCCTCGCCCACTCTTGGCTCCTGGGAAAAGCACTGGCATATTGAAGTGTAGAAACCAGCTaacacattaaataaaatacttaaagGTCTAGCACTCGAGAAAAATCTGTGAAATATTGTTGACAAGTGATCGGTGACAGAACTAGCATTCAAATTAGTGAAAAACTGTGACAATTACGACTGCAAAATGCTGAAGTTGTTCAAGAAACCCAAAGACAAGATACCCAAGTCGGAGATCATAACCGAACCCAAAGAACCCAAAACGCCGCCGGTCTCGAAATGCGGCAAGCCACTGCAGTTGGACAACTCGCGATGGGAGGCAAGTATATCCGAGAGATAAAACCTGAACTTTGGCCAGATATCACGTTCGAACGGCTGGTCGAAAATAAATAGTGTGTCATTGCGTCATGGGTGCGTAGTATTTTGGGCTCTAAGAAATCTGTGTAATTTCTCTCTGCTTTTTTCAAGTGGGTTCTCAGATTTGTTTTCGTTTCCCTTGCCATCGCGAATTCCGGGCCTTATCGATCAAACCATTTACCAGCAAAAGAAGGGTATGTACTTGTTTATGGTCTCGAAAACGGCCCTGCAAGTGGCAATCACTCGATAAGGGAGAACCGAAAGACGGAAAAACAATCGACGGTTCTATAAATTTCAGTGACATTTGTTTTATCTTATCGGGCCTTTCGTTCTATATATGTGCGTATTATGTGCACGCCATATAGCGTATATTGGCGTTTGTAAGCCAATGGAGAAATGGCGCACAGATAAGGCGGGCGGAAAAAATAAGTCTTGAGAACTCTTAAGTAGAATGGCCCAGCTGTAGGTGTGTTCTGTGATAAGATATAGCCAAGAACTGTCCAAGTCATTAGCTAATTCACTTACTTTTGTTGCCCTCCACAGCGCCGCCTGCACAAAGAGCTGATGTCCCTGATCAAGGAGCCGCCGCCAGGCGTTACCGTTGACACCGAAAGCGTACAGCAAAATTTATCCGAGTAAGTATAGACTACGGAGCAGAGTGGGCCAAGTTCAGCGAAAACCGAAACTGGTTTAATTCAagcacataaaataaaatgcaaaaaataagCTTAATTCAGCCACTTGCGTTGAAAACAGAGCCCGCCATTGTTGGAGGCTGACACTCAAAACTCTCTTTCGCTTACAGATggaaaataaacattaaaggTTTCGAGGGCACGCTTTACGAGGGCGAGGACTTCCAGCTGCTgttcaaatttaataataaatatcccTTCGATTCGCCAGAGGTAATAATTCATTTGCACAAAGGCCAACTGAAgttgatgttaattttttctttcgcctgCCAGGTGACCTTCATCGGCAGCAATATACCCGTGCATCCACATGTCTACAGCAATGGACACATCTGCCTATCCATTCTGACCGAGGACTGGTCGCCGGCGCTGTCCGTGCAATCCGTGTGCCTTAGCATAGCCTCCATGTTGAGCAGTTGCCGCGAAAAGAAGCGTCCGCCGGACAACACGCTCTACGTAAAGACCTGCAATAAGAATCCCAAAAAGACTAAATGGTGGTACCACGGTGCGTATGCGTGATTTTCCACTTAAAGACCTCATGCTCATAACTCAACTAATTGTTTATTGCAGACGATTCTGTTTAGTTAGAAGTGCAATTTATGACTACTGCCTGCTGATGTTTGCTTTGCGCATCCAACCACAAAAACACCAATAGCAATACAGAAGTAGAACACGGCGGAGTGAGCCCCAGAAATCCAATAATTGTGGACGGCAACCAAACACTGCTCGCGTGTGGAGCAGACTAGAATCTGCTGACCAGACAACCCAAGTGCACTCGGATGCGAATGCAATGTGCAACAAAGCAAATCAAGTCAACGAGAAACCTATCAGTAGAGTTTGGCAAACAATCATAGCGCATGCAACCAATTCTAATTATAGCTATGTATAATCAACAAAAGGCGTGTGCgaaaaactattattaaatgttaacattttaattagattGTTAAGACCAAAATTTATGtctaaattaaatgttatgcTACCATCTAACTACTAGGCGTATGCAAACCGATCGAACGTTTGATAGTTCTGGCACTTATGGCCAGCCGCTGCTTCCACATTCCACGAGCATCGTTCGAGGCATCCGGCCCAAGGAGCGTGATCCCACCCACATATTATGCCTCCATCCCAGCTTATATTAATTGTGTATATTTTATCATCTTAGATGCGATGCGAAACTCATGAGATCATAGTTAAGTTTACGACATTTCAAATGTATTAGCAGCCATATCCCAGAATCGCACTCATTGTCACCAGTCCAGCACTCTGTAATCTTCCCCCATTTCCCATGCGTAGGTCTTTAAGTTAACCAGTTCGTGTACTTGGCTAGGATAGTCCATCTGTGGCCAAAAATGTCGCAT from Drosophila takahashii strain IR98-3 E-12201 chromosome 2R, DtakHiC1v2, whole genome shotgun sequence encodes:
- the LOC108068355 gene encoding ubiquitin-conjugating enzyme E2 W isoform X1; the protein is MLKLFKKPKDKIPKSEIITEPKEPKTPPVSKCGKPLQLDNSRWERRLHKELMSLIKEPPPGVTVDTESVQQNLSEWKINIKGFEGTLYEGEDFQLLFKFNNKYPFDSPEVTFIGSNIPVHPHVYSNGHICLSILTEDWSPALSVQSVCLSIASMLSSCREKKRPPDNTLYVKTCNKNPKKTKWWYHDDSV
- the LOC108068355 gene encoding ubiquitin-conjugating enzyme E2 W isoform X2 — its product is MSSMSPSERRLHKELMSLIKEPPPGVTVDTESVQQNLSEWKINIKGFEGTLYEGEDFQLLFKFNNKYPFDSPEVTFIGSNIPVHPHVYSNGHICLSILTEDWSPALSVQSVCLSIASMLSSCREKKRPPDNTLYVKTCNKNPKKTKWWYHDDSV